The Ovis aries strain OAR_USU_Benz2616 breed Rambouillet chromosome X, ARS-UI_Ramb_v3.0, whole genome shotgun sequence genomic sequence tcatgtttgggaacgcatgtacagccgtggcagattcatgtcaatgtatggcaaaaccaatactgtattgtaaagtaaagtaaaaataaaaattaaaaaaaaaatctatagtgtAGGACCACAGACATATGTGATTTATGTAAATCACCTGGCACAGTATGAGAGAAGCTTTGGCACGTTGAATGAATGGCAGTTATTACGTAGGTGATTTTGACCCCGAATGATCAAAACTTCCAtcacataattttctttccagCCTATATTAGAGAATATGCAACTCCAAACAATAATCAAATCCACATCAGCACTAATGCTCCCAAGCAAGTAAAACAAGCAGTATTTTCCCTATTTGAGCACATTGTAATGTGTTTGGGGTTATCTTCTCCACATGGATGAAAGTACAAGTTCATCTGTCTCAAGGACCAGCAACTTCCctctcaggtgtgtgtgtgtgtgtgtgtgtgtgtgtgttttcccaaaCCACCCCTAATTTAATACCACTGACAGTAAAAATTGAGCCCTCCCTTAGTTTGCCAAGTTACACTAAACATAACCTATTTAAACTGCCCATTTACAGAGCAAGTTCTGGCGCTCCCATCCCAGAAAAAGAGACAGTCCAAGGACATCGTAGCATCTCACTTCAATGGGTATCACCCTTATTTCTCAGAAACACTCTGGACAGCTTTTGATGAAAACACAATAGTGTGAGTGTTCACTTGCCCTGGCTCAAGTGCACAGGGCCCCTTCCATTCCCTATGTTGAGATTCCGTATGGTTTTCAGATATCCACAAATAATGGTAAATaaacggcatcccactccagtactcttgcctggaaaatcccatggatggaggagcctggtaggctgcagtccatggggatgctgaaggtcggacatgactaagtgacttgactttcccttttcacttttatgcattggagaaggaaatgccaacccactcgtgttcttccctggagaatcccagggatgggggagcctggtgggctaccatctacggggttgcacagaatcagaacacatttgaggtgacttagcagtagtagtatATGGTTTAGATATAGCCTAGGTTTACGCCTCACCTCTGAGAACCATGATATGAGTTCTGGAATCACTCCCACAGCTTCATCTAGCCCATCATGCATCTGGACTGAAAATGACCTCCCACTGAGGAACTAGACGTTTCCCAAGACCCAATGCTGCCTTAATCAGGTAACGCAGACGTGCTTGCTCTCATCTGGAACCTCCTCTTCCACACCTCCCCATTTAAATTTATGATTTGTTTATTCCTTAGAGTTAGCTCACCACCTTCCGTATATGGTATCTGCTGCTAGACtcaaaattccatgggcagtggCCTGGTCTCCATTTTCTTACCAACCCAGTactataagaaagccttctaaaTAGAAGATGGTCAATTAATTtggcagaaaacagaaataatgagCAAAGACTCTGTTTTATTATGATTTAAGTGTCATACAGTTTGAATAAGCTACACAAATCTAAGTCCATGTTATTAGCTATTATAAGGAAAGAGGACAGATAAGACAAGAAGAGGACAGATAAACGAAGAAGAAACCTGTGTTTACTCTGAATGCTTTCTGATCCCAAATATTTATATCTAGGATTCTAACACATTTCCAAGTAAAATCCTATTCCAATGCTATATTACCTCATTCTGGACCATAAGGAAAATACTGAAGTCTTTTCAACTTGTTTACAAATAACGAACTCCTAGTCAAAAACCTAATAGCAGTAAACATGACTCCACTGACATTAATAAACCTAGATTCTGAAGCAAAATAAACCTTATGAAGAGCAGTaacattgaaaattataaaacacctCTACCTACCTACCGAAATCATCTATTTTTGACTAGATAGCATTCATATGGATAAAAGGAAAACATGCATATTTTGTTAAAACCACCTAAACTCCCATACTATTTAAAACTGAACAACATATGGGTTTTGTTCCCCCCACCCCTACTACCCAGCGCTATTTTGGAGGTGGACTGTTCTCTTCCAACACAAAGGGAACAAAATGCTCTGACCCCTCCCTAGATATGGGAGGAGCTGTAGGACTTGGCCCTGGAAGGGGCACTGGCTTCAGCCATGGCTGGAGAAATGGGAATGCCTCTCAGCCCTGCTCTAAACGCCTGATCTCTCAGAGCCTCGTCATAGAGGTCTGGGAAGGAACTCGGGACCGTATCCTGGATCTTGGCCAGAACTTCCAACACCTTCATCTTATTGGTCTCAGCATAAGATCTCGGGCCCCACAGGAACTCGTAGATTGGAGGATCGCTATTGGGCACCTTGCGGTAGTTGAGGTACCCCTTCTGCACCAGATCTTTGGTGATGAGCTTTCTGGGCTCCCCAAAGATGGAGTGCTTCCTCCCAGCATAGATCCCCAACACATTGAGGAAATCCCAGATCTCCTCCTCGGTGGCGCGGTTACCCTTCATAAAGATGACGCCCAGGAGCGCCATGAGGAGACCAGACTTGGGCAGCGCCTCCTCATCACTTGAACCTTCCTCAACCCCGAGAGTGAACTTGTTGACGAGGGCGTAGATGTTCCTGCTGCAGTCGACTTCCTTCAGCTCCAGGCCAAACACCAGCTCCACGCGCTCAGAGGCTCTGCTCAGGATCTCCGGGAAGTGCTGCTTGTACTTCCTTCCGATGACATTCAGCATGGCATTCTTTGTGATGGGCTCCTTCTTGGTGTACCTCTCCAGCAGGAAATCCATCACCATGCTGGCCTTCCGCATGAGAGGATCTTTGCGAATGCTCCGAGCGAGGAGGGCTGCTCGGGCGGCATCTGCACTTTCCTCCTCGGGGCCCTGGGCACCTTGATCAGCTCCTGCACGGGAAGCCTCTGCATCAGGAGAGCTAGGGGCCATGGCTCCCTGAAGCTCCTGGCGATCGCCAGCAGCAAGGGAGCTCGGGGGAGAACCCTGAGGGACagaagagggggaggaggggcactCCTCTCCTGGGGCTGCAGCAGCACTGGCCTGGGCCTCCTGAGTGTCCCCCTGGACCTGGTGACGTTTCCCGTGGGCATGATGCTTGCTTTTGTGCTTCCGAGGCATGATGACACAGCTCAAGGACCGCAGGCGGGCGTGCAGTTAGGAAGGCAGGCAACGAGGGCGCCTTGAGGAAGGACAAAGAAATGTTGTGAGCACCTTCACCAGGGAGAGTCGTCCCGGCTTAAACCAAGTCCACTTCGCAAGGCCACTGCTCTAGGACCCACAAGTCTCCTGTTCTCCTAGTCAGCCTGTCCCCTGAGACCCCTGAGGAGGAAGTGAGACTGAGACCTGGGGCACAGCCCGACAGCCCTGCCTGGGCGTTAGACGGGGGCCTGTGGGGGCTGGCAGGGGAGGCATGTCCTTTCAGTTCACATTCAGAGTTAGGATCAAAAATGGGGAATGAACCCCTAGCACCCGCCCCGATCCCTCTTCTGCTCTGAAGCTGATGCTGCCACCTTCCCTGTGActctggagaaggagaggagggagcacTGAGACTCCCACCGAAGGGTCCCAGGAGCTGCCCTTCTGTAAGCAAGCTCTAACCTCCCCACTCAAACCGCAGCTTCCCATCCCCGTGTTTGGCCAGGAGGAAGCGCTGACCACAGGGGAGGGTCCTGACTGGCCCGTGTGTCGGGGAGGATGGTCCTCACCCTGGCTCCTCCTGAGCCCTGACATCCTCCCTGTACTGACCAGCTACCAACCCCTCGGACCGAGGTCCCCTCCTTACTCACTGTCCCACATGCGAGATAGCAATGAGGGTGCCCCGCAGCCATTAGAGCTGCCCGGATCCTACCCGCATGCTCCGAGGCCAAAtcgtgggggggtgggggtttcACGTGGCCGCTATTCTGGGGTGTGAGACCCTCAGTCCACCCCGAGGGTCCCTCCTTTTAGCTACAGGGCTAGGGGCGTTCCCTCTACTGAGCAGAACTGGACTCCACCAGCCCCGGACGAAGCCTTCCTCTCGGAGACCACCTGGGTGATGTGGCTGGACTTGGGGCTTAAGATGCAGGCCCGAATCTTCCAGGGGACAACAGGGGCAGGGTGGCCGGGGGTTGTCCAGCCCACCCTTTTCAGAGGGAAAGGCTTGGTCGTGCCGGACGTGTGTCCCCGCACTTGTAACTCACGTCACCTCACACTTGGACACCTTATGAGACCTGGGAATCCTCCGTCTGGGCACCCTACACGGGAGTTCTCTAAGACGACAGCAGCTCTCCAAGATGGCTTCGCAGCCGCAGCGTGTGTGCGTGGTCGTCACTTCCTGTCATGTGCGTCTGTGTTCCAGGCGGACAGCAGAGGCGGGGCCAGGGTGGGCGGGGTTCCGGGGGAGCTTCCCGGAGGATTGACATGTGCACCTTTCCTTGAATCACAGCAGATCCTGAGACCTTTCCTGTACTGAGCGGAGTCTACGGGCCTCCCTCCCAGGCTCTAGCTTCCGTCAGCACCCCAGCAGGAATTGTTTCTGGCCTGGCCGAACTGGCTTCCTGGAGCTCCTGAGAATGACAGTGAGGGCACTTTCGGGCCCCGTCTTCTGGGCTGAGTGATGCTCCGTCCAATCTCCGTGTCTTCCCTTGTCCCCTGTAGGTGGTGGGCTACGTGCCATCTGCTGACCTGAGGCCAAGGCCTCACATCGAAGACATCACGTCCCGAGACTCCTGGTGAGAAGTGCAAGTACATCTCCCCTGGACACTTCTGCCTGAGGCTTCTAGGAAATGGCTGCTGCCGGTAAGATGAGCTgagagggaaggatgggagaCTGCCTTCTGTGGTGTGGAACCCCTCACAGCTCACTCAGGATCTTCATATTGACTGCTGGCTGGGCCTGGAAATCCTTCCCTTTCTGGTATGAATCCACCTCTGTCCCCAACCGTGCCCCACACAATCCCAGTAGAGAAGTGAAGGGGCTCCTTAGCCTGACAGTTCTCACCGTGGGCTCTTAGTCGACTGCAGGGGCATTGCTCGAAAGTTCTGAGGTGAATTTCTGTCCTTTGGTACAACTTTTGTGGTACTACATTTTCTGTTTTAGTCCCTGTGTGATAGTCTATTAAGGTGATCACTTAAAAGGGCCAATTGTCATCCACCAGCAAAGTTTGTGCTGGTTATTTCATGACCTCTGGCCCATACTGCCACATCCAACTCAAACTTCTGTTCCCCATGGTCTTGGCATGGGAGCTCTGAGATGCTACCTCAGATTCCTTCAGTGAGGCTGTAGCGATTCATGGCCCCAGGGCACAGTGGAAGAATCAAGGGCTGAACTTTAAAGCCTTTTCCAGCTGATCCTGTTCTCTTCTTCCCTTGTAGGCCCCACACCCTTTGTCAGTCTCCGAGTACTCCCTCACCTTGACACTCATAGGGTCAAGTTCATTGGAGACTTACTTTGCCTCGGGGATtatttagttttgtgtttttgtttctgttaataGTTGTCTTTATTCCTTGTATAAGATTTCCATGGTTTATTCTGGGtacaggaaacagcagcccatgTTTGATTGTGGTCTCAGCTGGTCTGACTGGAGTAGATCTGTCCAGGAGTTAGGGAACATTGATAGTCTTAGAATATGTGCTCCTCAGGAATACACATAACATCCTATTGTGTTTGAGACTTCTTTCTCCTAAGGCTGTCAGGAAGTTCTTCTTGTTGCCTCTGTGTGAAATGTATACATTGTTCTGAGGTTGCTTTGTAGGTACGTTTTTTGTATGGTTGCTTTTATTTATGGTGTATTTTCTATTTCGTGACCTAAGTAATTGTTGATTCTTCCAGGCCAGACTCTTAATTTTGCTATGGTGATCTATTTTATATGAGATAGCtgaagttctttatatgtttgaaTATTTCCTGTGCGTGTTTCCTAAGAGTTTTAATTTGAGAGTAAAGTCTTATGTTATCTTTTGGTTTTCATTGTTCTTATTCATTTGGCATTGTTGTATATAAGTCTGTACTGGCTATGTGTCCTTGTCCagattttttctacattttaaatcagtagagcatttatgaaaaattttaattggaggataattgctttatagtgtgttagtttctgttgtacaacactATGAagcagctataagtatacatatatccccctccATGAGCATCCCTCACGCCACCCCCATCTCagtcctctaggttgtcacagacaGCAGTCTGAGCTGCCTCTGTTCCAGAGCATCTCCCCACTAGCTATCTCTGGTACACATGGCAGTGCATATACGTCACAgcctctctcagtttgtccctctctctccatcccttgCTGTGTCCACGTCTTTTCTCTGCATGTGTCTCTATTCCTACCCTGGAGATAGATTCATCAGTgacattttctagattccatataaatgCGTTAATACACAATCCTTTTtgctctctttctggcttacttcactgcgTGTAACAGACTCTAGGTGTATTCACCTCCCTACAACTGACTTAAATTTGTgactttttatggttgagtaatagtccatttaTATAGCTACCACAACTTctgtatctattcatctgtcagtggaagTTGAggtggttgcttccatgtcctagctattgtaaatagtgctgcagtaaacagTGCAGTCCATGAATGTTTTCACGCATGgctttctcagtgtgtatggccagtagtgggattgctgagtcatagggtagttttatttctagatttgaaaggactctccatactgttctccatagtggctatatcaatttacattccccctcaaagtgcaagagggttcccttctctccatgccACTGCAGCACttattgtttctagatttttttatGATAGCCTTTCTGGCAAGTATGCGGTGATGCATCATTGTagctttggtttgcatttctttcatAATGAGTGGTGAACATCTTGTCTTGTGAGcatctgcaattttttaaagaacagatttAGGATTACAGAAAATTTAGCACGTAGTGTACAGAGTTCCTATAGAACCAGTCTCTTCCTCCACTTAGCATCTTCTGTTATTAATATCTTGGATTGGTTCAACTGATACAAGTTCATTTCTTAAAACTGAGCAACTCATATCAATATGGTGTTATTAACTTTTATCCATTGCttacaatatattttacttttgctGGTTTGCAGTTCTGTGTTGTTGCttttgttcggttgctcagtcatctctgactttgACCCCATGatccatagcacaccaggctccctatgcttcaccatctcctggagttggctcagactcatgtccatccaatcagtgatgccatccaaacatctcatcctctgctgcctccttttctttttcccttccatctttcccaacatcagggtctttaccaatgagtcggctcttcccatcaggtggccaaaagtttggagcttcaacttcagcatcagatattcccatgaatattcagggttgattcccttcaggaatgactggtttgatctcctttctatccaggagactctcaagagtcttctccagcaccacaattctacagcatcaatttttcagtgctctgccttctttacggtccagcgctcacatccacacatgacccctgggaaaatcatagctttgacaagacacaCCTCTTTTGTCaatgtgatatctctgctttttattatgtgatctaggtttgtcatagcttttcttgcaaagaaaaagcatcttttaatttcatggcatcttttaatttggggcttccctcgtagctcagttggtaaagaatctgcctgcagtgcaataGATCCggggtcaattcctgggtcaggaagatcccctgaagaaggacatgggaacccaattcagtattcatgcctggagaatcccagggacagaggagattgggaggctacagcccatggggtcgccagagtgggacacgacttagtgactaaaccaccaccaccaccgccttGGCTGctttcaccatccacagtgattttggagaagaaatttaaatcttccattgtttctactttttccccatctgtttgcgatgaagtgttgggaccagatgccatgatcttagttgcttgaatgttgagtttaagccaggtttttcattctcttctttcacgctcatcaagagtctctttagttccacttcactttctgccatgagggtggtatcatatgcatatctgaaggtattgatatttctcctggcaatttgattccagcttgggttcATCCATCTGGGAAtgtcatgatgtactgtgcatataacttaaataatcaaggtgacaatatgcagccttgatgtacctgtgtcccaattttgaacctgtctgttgttccttgtccacttctaactgttgcttcttgacctgtataacAGTTTTTCagaaagcaggtaaggtggtctggtattcccatcatttaagaattttgcagtttCCTGTGATACACACAGGCAAAGACTTTTGCATAGTCAAACAAGTAgaagttttcctggaactctcttgctttgtctatgacCCAATGGAGATTACcaatttgatatctgattcctctgccttttctgaacccaGCTTATACATATTGAAGTTCTCTTTTCAGATACTGTTGAAGCGTACCttgaagcattttgagcattccctagcttgcatgtgaaatgagcacaattatatgatagtttgaacattcgttggcattgcaCTTCTTGGGTATTGGAATGAAACCttaccatttccagtcctgtatcCTCTGCTGAGtggtccaaatttgctggcatattgagtgcagtactttaacaacatcatcatttagggtttgaaatagctcagctgaaatttcatcacctccactagctttgttcctaggaatgcttcctaaggcccacttcacttcacactcctggatgtctggctctacgtgagtgatcacatcaccactgttatctgggtcataaagacctttgttgaacagttcttctgtatctccttgccacctcttcttaaaatcttttgcttctgttctgtccctatagtttctgtcctttattgtgcccatctttgcatgaaatgttcccttggtatctctaattttcttgaagaaaactctagtctttcccattctgttttctccctctatttctttgcattgttcacttgaaaatgctttcttattattccttgctgttctttggaaatctgcattcagattggtatatctttcctttgccctttgcttctcttctttctcaggtatttgtaaggcctcctcagacaatcatttagcctttttcatagctttttcttgtggatggttttgGTTACCACCTCCTATACCTTGTTCTGAACCTCCATCTTTAGTTTTTCAGGCAGTCTTTCTACCAGATCATATCCCTTGAAAGTATTCCACAcctccaccgtataatcataaggaaattgatttaggtcatatctaaatGGCCTAatgattttctctactttcttcagctTAAGTCAGTcttttgcagtaaggagcttatgatctgagccagagtgagctccgggtcttgtttatgcagactgtgtagagcttctccatcttcagctgcaagtTATTCATTTACTTCCTAcatttccattccagtcccctattacaaaaaggacatttttgggggatgttagttctaggcTGTGATGTACATCTTCATAGCACCGCTGGACtctagcttctttggcatcagtgtttgaagcatagacttggattactgtgatactgaatgctttgccttggaaatgaaccaagatcattctgtccttgTGGACACTTCCCCCAGTACCTGCAGTTCGCAgtctttttttgactatgagactgctccatttcttctaatggatttttGCCCACAGATACAATGGTAATctcaattaaattcacccattcctgtccatgtTAGTtgtctgatttctaaaatgttgacggtcactcttgccatctcttgcctGACCAATTTCTATTGTGTCATGGAGCTAACATTGAAGGTTCCTATGtagtactgttctttacagcatcagcctttactttcaccaccagacacatctacaACTAAGTGTCGTTTTGACTTTAGCCCAGTctcgtcattctttctggagctatttctggGCTCTTCCCCAATAGCATATTAGATACCTACTGACGTGGGTGGCTCAGGTGTCTCCCTCTGGTATGATCTCCTGATAtcataactttttgccttttcatgatgttcatgggtttctcgaggcaaggatactgaagtggtttgctattctcCTCTCCAGTGGACCGGATTTTGttagaattctccaccatgacccgtccaccttgggtggccctgcaaaGCCTGGCCCGTAACTTTTAAGTTACACAAAGGTGTGATCCACGGGATCATTTAGGTTAGCTTTGtgtgattgtggttttaattcTAGAGAATAGGGCATTGTAggtcttctgtctgccctctgaagaaTGAGTTTAAGAGGGTTGTGGAAGCTtgttgatgggagggactggctatgAGGAAACCTGGCTCTTGCTCTATTGGGTCGGGTAAtgctcagtaaataaataaataaaaattcagttcagttcagttcagtcgctcagttgtgtctgactctttgcgaccccatgaattgcagcacgccaggcctccctgtccatcaccaactcccggagttcactcagattcacgtccattgagtcagtgatgccatccagccatctcatcctctgtcgtccccttctcctcctgcccccaatccctcccaacatcacagtcttttccagtgagccaactcttcacatgaggttgccaaagtactggagtttcagttttagcatcattccttccaaagaaatcccagggctgatctccttcagaatggactggttggatctccttgcagtccaagggactctcaatagtcttctcaaacaccacagttcaaaagcatcaattctttggcgctcagtcttcttcacagtccaactctcacatccatacataactactgaaaaaaccatatccttgactagatggaccttagtcggcaatgtataaaaattagaaaagcatAATGAAATATGTAATTATTTCAATATGAGTAAAATGATTAATGACATTCTAACTGTTAGTTTGTTACTGAATAGCTCATTAAGAAGGATATTGAACGCAGAAAGAAATATGTGAGATGTTGTTAATATGGAGGAGGATGAAATTCCCTCTGCCCTTGTATTTTGTGGGCGGTCGAAGAATTAAATTGATGTGAGACAGATTAATAGGATAAAATAAAAGTACAATAACACATAGACATgacagagacccaggaaaactgaataaCTCATCAACATGGCCAAAGCCCAGAGCCAAAGAGAGCAGAAAATTTTAATGGTAGTTATTTCGAACTGAAAGGATAGGCAAGCAATTCACAGGGAAATGGAAAAGGGAATGTTGGTAAACGAATGTTTTCTGTGCCAGTCAGAGATTCCCGGCCACAGAGTGGACTCTCATCCCTAGGCCCTGCCAAGATTTTGCCACCACACCTTGCCCATAATCTATGCAGCTATCTCTGGTCATAGTTCTCTTCAGGGAACAGGACCTTTGTCTAAGTTCTTTCAGGCAGTTAGGCCAAAGGTCAAGTTCCTTACTGAATCTTTTGGCCTTCATTATTTTCAGTTAGAATGACCTGTGTATCAAAAGAGACAGTTTGAGATGGCATGTTTTGCTCCCCCATACTAACtaggaaagtaaaaacaaatacagtaaagAAGAGAAATTTATAAAGTCATTAATCCTAGTTTCCTTTGTATGacatttacattttgaaagatACATGTTAACATAAAAAAACACTGTGTTAAATAACAGCCTATGAAGGAAAATCTGATTTGCTTTGCATTGTTCTTTGGAAAATCAAGGAATGTTTAAGTAAAGTACATTTACAGTCACTGTTTAGAGTCAATGGCAGCAAAGACAAAAGAATGTATTTGTCTtactctattatttttttaatatttcttgcagtatgttgctttacaatgttgtgttagcttctattCCATACTAAAAGTAatcagacatacatatacatatatcctctcacTTTGGATTTCCCTCGCATTGAGGACACCCCAGTGAATTAaggagagttctctgtgctatacagtatattcCCAACAGTTGTCTATTTacacatagtatcagtagtgtgcatgtgtcaatcccaatatTCTAATCTGACACCCTAACCCTTTCCCCCTTGGCACCATACGTTTGGTCTCTATATCACTGTcttcatttctgctttgcaaatagggtCACCTGTGCCATTCTTCTCAATCCCACACATATACATTAATATtcaatctttgtttttctctttctgacttccttctctGTATAACACTCAATAGGTTCATCTACCTCTCTAACAATGAcacaattttgttcatttttatgactgagaaaTATTCCACTGGGTTACCCTGGTGGGTCAATCATAAATAAtcagcctgccaaagcaggaactGTGATTTCAAACTTTGGTTCTGGAAGGTACCccaaagaaggaagtggcaacacaccccagtattcttacctgggaaatcccacggacagagcattctggcgagctacagtccttggggtcttagaagaatcagacacaacttagtgacgaaataacaagaaaaatattcCATCACATATACCTTCCACTACTTCTCTATACTtacatctgtcaatggacatctacgttgcttccatgtgctggtTGTTGTAAAGAGTCCTACAGTGAACATTAGAGTGCTtgtctctttttgaattatgggtCTGTGGTCTCTATGGCAGAGTTAATGCTGACCTGTAAGAAGGCTTACGCCAAGGGGGACCTCTAGGACTGCTTCTGccagtgcccccatccctgtggtgagccccagctgacccatgcctccacaggacACTGTCGAACACTTGGAGGTAGGTCTGATTCAGTCTCCTGTGGAGTAAATGCTCCttttctctgggtcttggtgcatgcgagagtttgtgccctccaagactgatGTGTCTGTTTCCCCTACTTCTGTGGGAGTCCTGTAATCAAACCCCACTGCCCTTCAAAGTCAGATGACCAGGGAATTCCATGTCCCTTTGTCAGAACCACAGGCTGGGTTCCTTGATGTGATGTGCAGAACTTTCACAAtcgtgggagaacttctttggtatttttGTTCTCCAGTTACCCACCCAGTGGGTATTGGATTTGAATTCATTGTGATTGTACCCCTCCTATTATCTTGTTGCGACTTCCACTTTTTCTTTGAACGTGGGGTATCATTTTCAGTGTGTTCCAGGGTCCTCCGGTTGATAGTTGTCCAACAGCTAGTTGCAGTTATGGTGCAGGAGGAGGCAAACAGACATCCTGCTATACCGCCAGCTTGAAACAGAAGCCTCTGATATAAAGTTTGGAGTAGTGAGATGACAGGACAACTGAAGGACACTAGGTCTGCCTCAGGCTGGGAGGAGTGGAACAGTGTGGCCTCTCGACATATGCAGACCAAATGTCTATTTCCAGCTCTGTCACAAGTCTTGTGAACTTGAGAATATCACCAAATTCATAATCTGCAAAGTGAGTCTTCTAAACCCTATTTTGTAG encodes the following:
- the LOC114111452 gene encoding melanoma-associated antigen B4-like, which produces MPRKHKSKHHAHGKRHQVQGDTQEAQASAAAAPGEECPSSPSSVPQGSPPSSLAAGDRQELQGAMAPSSPDAEASRAGADQGAQGPEEESADAARAALLARSIRKDPLMRKASMVMDFLLERYTKKEPITKNAMLNVIGRKYKQHFPEILSRASERVELVFGLELKEVDCSRNIYALVNKFTLGVEEGSSDEEALPKSGLLMALLGVIFMKGNRATEEEIWDFLNVLGIYAGRKHSIFGEPRKLITKDLVQKGYLNYRKVPNSDPPIYEFLWGPRSYAETNKMKVLEVLAKIQDTVPSSFPDLYDEALRDQAFRAGLRGIPISPAMAEASAPSRAKSYSSSHI